A single window of Mugil cephalus isolate CIBA_MC_2020 chromosome 1, CIBA_Mcephalus_1.1, whole genome shotgun sequence DNA harbors:
- the kansl2 gene encoding KAT8 regulatory NSL complex subunit 2, with the protein MNRIRIHVLPSSRNRVTQTARPQEPQACSFTQRPCSQPRLEGLEFCIKHILEDKNAPYKQCSYVSAKNGKRCPNAAPKAERKDGVTFCAEHARRNTMALRAQMRKASSGPSAEALLSQLSGYNRSEAHNLDGGHSEASRILEEDSLSEEEQGPLVLDQTWRGDPDSEADSVDSEHEDPLKHAGVYTAEEVALITREKLIRLQSLYIDQFKRLQHLLKEKKRRYLHNRKVEHDTLGSSLLTGPEGLSMKERENLKKLKALRRYRRRYGVEALLHRQLRERRQAVTEGASQTHSRTVNEKCISFVEGTRCTNPCLPLARHCVSHIYQDSNQVLFKMCPGLKDVPCDRTVHMGQSDDPRCPLHLTLPPPMYQPEQEPPPQEQFTPASKDMYLSAAELQPTESLPLEFSDDLDVEGDGMQGPPSPLQFDTALALEDQTIRAIAEAPMDILTGEDPDQVDLDPSAQELSERDVDAIMDDQVVSEVVGGEDDATDNSLQDIDTAATDAPR; encoded by the exons ATGAACAGGATACGAATCCACGTTTTGCCTTCGAGTCGGAATCGGGTAACCCAGACAGCCCGACCCCAGGAGCCCCAGGCCTGCTCCTTCACCCAGCGACCATGCTCTCAGCCGCGCCTCGAAGGCCTGGAGTTCTGCATCAAACACATCCTGGAGGACAAGAACGCACCATACAAGCAGTGCAGCTACGTCTCTGCCAAGAACGGAAAGCGCTGCCCCAATGCTGCACcaaaggcagagaggaaagatgG AGTGACGTTCTGTGCAGAGCATGCTCGCAGGAATACCATGGCTCTCCGAGCACAGATGAGAAAGGCTTCTAGTGGTCCATCAGCAGAGGCCCTGTTATCTCAGCTGAGCGGGTACAACCGCTCAGAAGCACACAACCTTGATGGAGGACACTCTGAAGCTAGCCGCATTCTTG AGGAGGACAGTTTgagtgaggaggagcagggaccCTTGGTACTAGAccagacatggagaggagacCCAGACAGCGAGGCCGACAGTGTTGACAGTGAGCACGAGGATCCTCTGAA ACATGCAGGTGTATACACCGCAGAGGAAGTGGCGCTCATCACTCGAGAAAAACTCATCAGGCTTCAATCCCTCTACATTGACCAGTTCAAACGCCTTCAACACCTGCTTAAAGAGAAAAAGCGTAGATACTTGCACAACCGCAAAGTGGAGCACGATACTCTAG GAAGCAGCTTGCTGACAGGGCCTGAAGGTCTGTCCATGAAAGAAAGGGAGAACCTGAAGAAGCTCAAAGCTCTGCGCAGATACCGTCGTCGGTATGGTGTGGAGGCCTTGTTGCACCGGCAGCTGAGGGAGAGAAGGCAGGCTGTGACAGAAGGAGCTTCACAG ACGCACTCAAGAACGGTGAATGAAAAATGCATCTCCTTTGTGGAGGGAACCCGATGTACCAATCCCTGTCTGCCTTTGGCCCGGCACTGTGTCTCAC ACATCTACCAAGACAGCAACCAGGTGCTTTTCAAAATGTGTCCGGGTCTCAAAGATGTCCCATGTGACCGTACCGTACACATGGGTCAGTCTGATGACCCTCGATGTCCACTTCACCTCACCCTGCCTCCCCCCATGTACCAGCCTGAGCAGGAGCCCCCGCCACAGGAGCAGTTCACCCCCGCAAGCAAAGACATGTATCTGAGTGCAGCAGAGCTTCAGCCCACAGAGAGCCTTCCACTCGAGTTCAGCGAT GACCTGGATGTGGAGGGGGACGGTATGCAGGGTCCTCCATCTCCTCTACAGTTTGACACAGCCTTGGCACTGGAAGACCAGACCATCAGGGCCATAGCTGAAGCCCCAATGGACATCCTGACTGGAGAAGACCCAGACCAGGTCGACTTGGACCCCTCAGCACAGGAGCTCTCGGAAAGGGATGTGGATGCCATCATGGATGATCAG GTGGTGTCGGAGGTGGTTGGAGGAGAAGACGACGCCACTGACAATTCACTGCAGGACATCGATACTGCTGCAACCGACGCTCCCAGATGA
- the ccnt1 gene encoding cyclin-T1 isoform X3 yields MAASFRSLPANCNNKWYYTRQQIDNSPSRRAGLDPDKELSYRQQAANLLQDMGQRLNVSQLTINTAIVYMHRFYMVQSFTRFHRNVIAPAALFLAAKVEEQPRKLEHVIKVAHACLNPQEPSPDVRSDAYLQQAQDLVILESIILQTLAFEITIDHPHTHVVKCTQLVRASKDLAQTSYFMATNSLHLTTFCLQYSPPVVACVCIHLACKWSNWEIPVSTDGKHWWEYVDPTVTLELLDELTHEFLQILEKTPSRLKRIRNWKAGGQTPKVKPKVQEEGDQRDTMISMISMASSESTVAGLMSLSAPPSASSSSSGGDKDRVASGSAQTWSGKGQSGAEQQQSQQANNEVHAPAKVSLSEYRAKNADVLAAQKRKLENMEASVKREYANAAQALIGQQQRKEKHQHHHQQSSSSSSSSDMSNPSPIILKIPLEKERHDRSSLKVRFPLAGGGGGGGSGHSSSARGQDPDIKVRIRVPEKQRGGSGEEGKSRDKHRDRSNHHHHHQQHHHHSSSSSASLSSSHKHSSSSSGALGSSKKVPNDSSRASTSSSSTSRKRTHSQDPTAGSHQASKVSKSSRNPFPLPSLSSSSGQTLGHGPDSLPALSLPHHQGSYSHSKSDKTDTNGHSAAGGAQSNEYQDTFEMLNSLLSAQGVQPSQPSMFDYRAQYGDYRYTGGSRGSNPRPPPLPSDPPPPLPPLPK; encoded by the exons ATGGCGGCTTCGTTTCGTTCTCTCCCTGCAAACTGTAATAACAAATGGTACTACACCCGACAACAGATCGACAACAGCCCATCTCGGCGAGCTGGACTTGATCCCGACAAGGAACTGTCCTACAGACAACAGGCGGCGAACCTGCTCCAGGACATGGGACAGCGGCTCAATGT GTCCCAACTTACAATCAATACAGCCATTGTGTACATGCATCGGTTCTACATGGTCCAGTCTTTCACCAGATTTCACAGAAAT GTTATTGCTCCGGCCGCGCTCTTCCTCGCAGCAAAGGTTGAGGAGCAGCCCCGAAAGTTGGAACATGTTATCAAGGTGGCCCATGCATGCCTCAATCCTCAGGAGCCTTCTCCAGATGTACGCAGTGAT GCCTACCTGCAACAAGCCCAAGACCTGGTCATTCTTGAGAGCATAATTCTCCAGACCTTGG CTTTTGAAATCACCATTGATCACCCACATACTCATGTTGTCAAGTGCACTCAGCTCGTCAGAG CAAGTAAGGATCTGGCCCAAACATCATACTTCATGGCCACCAACAG TCTGCACTTGACCACCTTCTGCCTGCAGTATAGTCCACCTGTTGTGGCCTGCGTGTGCATCCATCTCGCCTGCAAATGGTCCAACTGGGAGATCCCGGTTTCAACAGACGGCAAACACTGGTGGGAGTATGTCGATCCTACAGTTACCCTCGAGCTGTTGGATG AGCTTACGCACGAGTTCCTGCAGATCCTGGAGAAAACACCCAGTCGATTGAAACGGATTCGCAACTGGAAG GCTGGAGGCCAAACacctaaagtgaagccaaaagtCCAGGAAGAGGGTGACCAGAGGGATACCATGATCAGCATGATCTCCATGGCCTCGTCAGAGAGTACTGTGGCAGGGCTGATGAGCCTCTCTGCTCCACCATccgcttcctcttcctcctctggggGCGACAAGGACCGAGTGGCATCTGGCAGTGCTCAGACTTGGAGTGGAAAGGGGCAGTCTGGAGCTGAGCAGCAACAGTCGCAGCAGGCCAACAACGAGGTCCACGCCCCGGCCAAGGTATCGCTGAGTGAATATCGCGCCAAGAATGCCGACGTCCTAGCCGCCcagaagaggaagctggagaataTGGAGGCCAGCGTAAAGAGAGAATATGCCAATGCCGCCCAGGCTCTCATCGGCCAAcagcagaggaaagagaagcaccagcatcatcatcagcagTCCAGCtcttcgtcctcttcctccGACATGTCCAACCCCTCCCCCATTATTCTTAAAATTCCCCTTGAGAAAGAGAGGCACGACAGGAGCTCTCTAAAAGTACGTTTCCCACTagctggaggagggggaggtggcgGCAGCGGGCACAGCAGCAGTGCCCGAGGTCAGGACCCGGACATCAAAGTCCGAATACGAGTGCCTGAGAAGCAGAGGGGGGGTTCAGGGGAGGAGGGCAAGAGCAGGGACAAGCACAGGGACCGATctaaccaccaccaccaccatcagcaGCACCACCATCATTCTTCCTCTAGCAGTGCCTCCCTTTCCTcttcacacaaacattcatcCAGTTCCAGTGGGGCATTAGGAAGCAGCAAGAAAGTCCCAAATGACTCCTCTAGAGCAAGCACTTCATCCTCTTCGACTTCACGTAAGCGGACACACTCCCAGGATCCCACAGCAGGCTCTCACCAGGCGTCTAAAGTCAGCAAGTCCTCTAGGAATCCCTTCCCGCTACCGtccctgtcttcctcctccggACAAACTCTGGGCCACGGCCCTGACAGTCTCCCCGCGCTGAGCCTTCCCCACCACCAAGGGAGCTATTCGCACTCCAAGAGTGACAAGACGGACACTAATGGTCACAGTGCAGCAGGCGGAGCCCAGTCGAACGAGTACCAGGACACATTTGAAATGCTCAACTCACTGCTGAGTGCGCAGGGGGTGCAGCCGTCCCAACCGTCCATGTTTGATTATAGAGCTCAGTATGGGGACTACCGGTACACTGGTGGCTCCAGAGGGAGCAACCCCAGGCCCCCACCTCTGCCTTCAGACCCGCCTCCCCCACTGCCACCCTTACCCAAATGA
- the ccnt1 gene encoding cyclin-T1 isoform X1, which yields MAASFRSLPANCNNKWYYTRQQIDNSPSRRAGLDPDKELSYRQQAANLLQDMGQRLNVSQLTINTAIVYMHRFYMVQSFTRFHRNVIAPAALFLAAKVEEQPRKLEHVIKVAHACLNPQEPSPDVRSDAYLQQAQDLVILESIILQTLAFEITIDHPHTHVVKCTQLVRVVSASKDLAQTSYFMATNSLHLTTFCLQYSPPVVACVCIHLACKWSNWEIPVSTDGKHWWEYVDPTVTLELLDELTHEFLQILEKTPSRLKRIRNWKAGGQTPKVKPKVQEEGDQRDTMISMISMASSESTVAGLMSLSAPPSASSSSSGGDKDRVASGSAQTWSGKGQSGAEQQQSQQANNEVHAPAKVSLSEYRAKNADVLAAQKRKLENMEASVKREYANAAQALIGQQQRKEKHQHHHQQSSSSSSSSDMSNPSPIILKIPLEKERHDRSSLKVRFPLAGGGGGGGSGHSSSARGQDPDIKVRIRVPEKQRGGSGEEGKSRDKHRDRSNHHHHHQQHHHHSSSSSASLSSSHKHSSSSSGALGSSKKVPNDSSRASTSSSSTSRKRTHSQDPTAGSHQASKVSKSSRNPFPLPSLSSSSGQTLGHGPDSLPALSLPHHQGSYSHSKSDKTDTNGHSAAGGAQSNEYQDTFEMLNSLLSAQGVQPSQPSMFDYRAQYGDYRYTGGSRGSNPRPPPLPSDPPPPLPPLPK from the exons ATGGCGGCTTCGTTTCGTTCTCTCCCTGCAAACTGTAATAACAAATGGTACTACACCCGACAACAGATCGACAACAGCCCATCTCGGCGAGCTGGACTTGATCCCGACAAGGAACTGTCCTACAGACAACAGGCGGCGAACCTGCTCCAGGACATGGGACAGCGGCTCAATGT GTCCCAACTTACAATCAATACAGCCATTGTGTACATGCATCGGTTCTACATGGTCCAGTCTTTCACCAGATTTCACAGAAAT GTTATTGCTCCGGCCGCGCTCTTCCTCGCAGCAAAGGTTGAGGAGCAGCCCCGAAAGTTGGAACATGTTATCAAGGTGGCCCATGCATGCCTCAATCCTCAGGAGCCTTCTCCAGATGTACGCAGTGAT GCCTACCTGCAACAAGCCCAAGACCTGGTCATTCTTGAGAGCATAATTCTCCAGACCTTGG CTTTTGAAATCACCATTGATCACCCACATACTCATGTTGTCAAGTGCACTCAGCTCGTCAGAG TTGTTTCAGCAAGTAAGGATCTGGCCCAAACATCATACTTCATGGCCACCAACAG TCTGCACTTGACCACCTTCTGCCTGCAGTATAGTCCACCTGTTGTGGCCTGCGTGTGCATCCATCTCGCCTGCAAATGGTCCAACTGGGAGATCCCGGTTTCAACAGACGGCAAACACTGGTGGGAGTATGTCGATCCTACAGTTACCCTCGAGCTGTTGGATG AGCTTACGCACGAGTTCCTGCAGATCCTGGAGAAAACACCCAGTCGATTGAAACGGATTCGCAACTGGAAG GCTGGAGGCCAAACacctaaagtgaagccaaaagtCCAGGAAGAGGGTGACCAGAGGGATACCATGATCAGCATGATCTCCATGGCCTCGTCAGAGAGTACTGTGGCAGGGCTGATGAGCCTCTCTGCTCCACCATccgcttcctcttcctcctctggggGCGACAAGGACCGAGTGGCATCTGGCAGTGCTCAGACTTGGAGTGGAAAGGGGCAGTCTGGAGCTGAGCAGCAACAGTCGCAGCAGGCCAACAACGAGGTCCACGCCCCGGCCAAGGTATCGCTGAGTGAATATCGCGCCAAGAATGCCGACGTCCTAGCCGCCcagaagaggaagctggagaataTGGAGGCCAGCGTAAAGAGAGAATATGCCAATGCCGCCCAGGCTCTCATCGGCCAAcagcagaggaaagagaagcaccagcatcatcatcagcagTCCAGCtcttcgtcctcttcctccGACATGTCCAACCCCTCCCCCATTATTCTTAAAATTCCCCTTGAGAAAGAGAGGCACGACAGGAGCTCTCTAAAAGTACGTTTCCCACTagctggaggagggggaggtggcgGCAGCGGGCACAGCAGCAGTGCCCGAGGTCAGGACCCGGACATCAAAGTCCGAATACGAGTGCCTGAGAAGCAGAGGGGGGGTTCAGGGGAGGAGGGCAAGAGCAGGGACAAGCACAGGGACCGATctaaccaccaccaccaccatcagcaGCACCACCATCATTCTTCCTCTAGCAGTGCCTCCCTTTCCTcttcacacaaacattcatcCAGTTCCAGTGGGGCATTAGGAAGCAGCAAGAAAGTCCCAAATGACTCCTCTAGAGCAAGCACTTCATCCTCTTCGACTTCACGTAAGCGGACACACTCCCAGGATCCCACAGCAGGCTCTCACCAGGCGTCTAAAGTCAGCAAGTCCTCTAGGAATCCCTTCCCGCTACCGtccctgtcttcctcctccggACAAACTCTGGGCCACGGCCCTGACAGTCTCCCCGCGCTGAGCCTTCCCCACCACCAAGGGAGCTATTCGCACTCCAAGAGTGACAAGACGGACACTAATGGTCACAGTGCAGCAGGCGGAGCCCAGTCGAACGAGTACCAGGACACATTTGAAATGCTCAACTCACTGCTGAGTGCGCAGGGGGTGCAGCCGTCCCAACCGTCCATGTTTGATTATAGAGCTCAGTATGGGGACTACCGGTACACTGGTGGCTCCAGAGGGAGCAACCCCAGGCCCCCACCTCTGCCTTCAGACCCGCCTCCCCCACTGCCACCCTTACCCAAATGA
- the ccnt1 gene encoding cyclin-T1 isoform X2, whose protein sequence is MAASFRSLPANCNNKWYYTRQQIDNSPSRRAGLDPDKELSYRQQAANLLQDMGQRLNVSQLTINTAIVYMHRFYMVQSFTRFHRNVIAPAALFLAAKVEEQPRKLEHVIKVAHACLNPQEPSPDVRSDAYLQQAQDLVILESIILQTLAFEITIDHPHTHVVKCTQLVRVSASKDLAQTSYFMATNSLHLTTFCLQYSPPVVACVCIHLACKWSNWEIPVSTDGKHWWEYVDPTVTLELLDELTHEFLQILEKTPSRLKRIRNWKAGGQTPKVKPKVQEEGDQRDTMISMISMASSESTVAGLMSLSAPPSASSSSSGGDKDRVASGSAQTWSGKGQSGAEQQQSQQANNEVHAPAKVSLSEYRAKNADVLAAQKRKLENMEASVKREYANAAQALIGQQQRKEKHQHHHQQSSSSSSSSDMSNPSPIILKIPLEKERHDRSSLKVRFPLAGGGGGGGSGHSSSARGQDPDIKVRIRVPEKQRGGSGEEGKSRDKHRDRSNHHHHHQQHHHHSSSSSASLSSSHKHSSSSSGALGSSKKVPNDSSRASTSSSSTSRKRTHSQDPTAGSHQASKVSKSSRNPFPLPSLSSSSGQTLGHGPDSLPALSLPHHQGSYSHSKSDKTDTNGHSAAGGAQSNEYQDTFEMLNSLLSAQGVQPSQPSMFDYRAQYGDYRYTGGSRGSNPRPPPLPSDPPPPLPPLPK, encoded by the exons ATGGCGGCTTCGTTTCGTTCTCTCCCTGCAAACTGTAATAACAAATGGTACTACACCCGACAACAGATCGACAACAGCCCATCTCGGCGAGCTGGACTTGATCCCGACAAGGAACTGTCCTACAGACAACAGGCGGCGAACCTGCTCCAGGACATGGGACAGCGGCTCAATGT GTCCCAACTTACAATCAATACAGCCATTGTGTACATGCATCGGTTCTACATGGTCCAGTCTTTCACCAGATTTCACAGAAAT GTTATTGCTCCGGCCGCGCTCTTCCTCGCAGCAAAGGTTGAGGAGCAGCCCCGAAAGTTGGAACATGTTATCAAGGTGGCCCATGCATGCCTCAATCCTCAGGAGCCTTCTCCAGATGTACGCAGTGAT GCCTACCTGCAACAAGCCCAAGACCTGGTCATTCTTGAGAGCATAATTCTCCAGACCTTGG CTTTTGAAATCACCATTGATCACCCACATACTCATGTTGTCAAGTGCACTCAGCTCGTCAGAG TTTCAGCAAGTAAGGATCTGGCCCAAACATCATACTTCATGGCCACCAACAG TCTGCACTTGACCACCTTCTGCCTGCAGTATAGTCCACCTGTTGTGGCCTGCGTGTGCATCCATCTCGCCTGCAAATGGTCCAACTGGGAGATCCCGGTTTCAACAGACGGCAAACACTGGTGGGAGTATGTCGATCCTACAGTTACCCTCGAGCTGTTGGATG AGCTTACGCACGAGTTCCTGCAGATCCTGGAGAAAACACCCAGTCGATTGAAACGGATTCGCAACTGGAAG GCTGGAGGCCAAACacctaaagtgaagccaaaagtCCAGGAAGAGGGTGACCAGAGGGATACCATGATCAGCATGATCTCCATGGCCTCGTCAGAGAGTACTGTGGCAGGGCTGATGAGCCTCTCTGCTCCACCATccgcttcctcttcctcctctggggGCGACAAGGACCGAGTGGCATCTGGCAGTGCTCAGACTTGGAGTGGAAAGGGGCAGTCTGGAGCTGAGCAGCAACAGTCGCAGCAGGCCAACAACGAGGTCCACGCCCCGGCCAAGGTATCGCTGAGTGAATATCGCGCCAAGAATGCCGACGTCCTAGCCGCCcagaagaggaagctggagaataTGGAGGCCAGCGTAAAGAGAGAATATGCCAATGCCGCCCAGGCTCTCATCGGCCAAcagcagaggaaagagaagcaccagcatcatcatcagcagTCCAGCtcttcgtcctcttcctccGACATGTCCAACCCCTCCCCCATTATTCTTAAAATTCCCCTTGAGAAAGAGAGGCACGACAGGAGCTCTCTAAAAGTACGTTTCCCACTagctggaggagggggaggtggcgGCAGCGGGCACAGCAGCAGTGCCCGAGGTCAGGACCCGGACATCAAAGTCCGAATACGAGTGCCTGAGAAGCAGAGGGGGGGTTCAGGGGAGGAGGGCAAGAGCAGGGACAAGCACAGGGACCGATctaaccaccaccaccaccatcagcaGCACCACCATCATTCTTCCTCTAGCAGTGCCTCCCTTTCCTcttcacacaaacattcatcCAGTTCCAGTGGGGCATTAGGAAGCAGCAAGAAAGTCCCAAATGACTCCTCTAGAGCAAGCACTTCATCCTCTTCGACTTCACGTAAGCGGACACACTCCCAGGATCCCACAGCAGGCTCTCACCAGGCGTCTAAAGTCAGCAAGTCCTCTAGGAATCCCTTCCCGCTACCGtccctgtcttcctcctccggACAAACTCTGGGCCACGGCCCTGACAGTCTCCCCGCGCTGAGCCTTCCCCACCACCAAGGGAGCTATTCGCACTCCAAGAGTGACAAGACGGACACTAATGGTCACAGTGCAGCAGGCGGAGCCCAGTCGAACGAGTACCAGGACACATTTGAAATGCTCAACTCACTGCTGAGTGCGCAGGGGGTGCAGCCGTCCCAACCGTCCATGTTTGATTATAGAGCTCAGTATGGGGACTACCGGTACACTGGTGGCTCCAGAGGGAGCAACCCCAGGCCCCCACCTCTGCCTTCAGACCCGCCTCCCCCACTGCCACCCTTACCCAAATGA
- the LOC125022177 gene encoding SAP domain-containing ribonucleoprotein isoform X2 encodes MAEVIELHKLKLAELRQECEARGLETKGNKGELVARLQAYLDEHEDDVDVDDVLAEDAVDFTKVESSNDVKEDKISEPAECEEPADKKVVKITPPSTGSERLQKRAERFNMPASSESKKAIRAARFGLPADAASPSPGLVANSKAAVSVDQLKKRAERFGMNVSSISQKIEEDEKLKKRKERFGILTSAGSAGAADVEAKKMKRAERFGKV; translated from the exons ATGGCCGAAGTGATAGAGCTGCACAAGCTGAAG CTTGCTGAATTGAGGCAGGAGTGCGAGGCCCGAGGTCTGGAGACCAAGGGAAACAAAGGGGAACTAGTCGCACGACTCCAAGCCTACTTGGATGAGCACG AGGATGATGTGGACGTAGATGATGTGCTGGCAGAAGATGCAGTG GACTTCACTAAAGTTGAGAGTTCGAACGACGTAAAAGAGGACAAGATTTCTGAACCTGCCGAGTGTGAGGA acCTGCTGATAAGAAGGTGGTCAAAATAACTCCCCCGTCAACTGGCAGTGAA AGACTACAGAAGAGGGCAGAACGTTTTAACATGCCGGCATCATCTGAAAGCAAGAAGGCCATACGTGCAGCAAG GTTTGGTTTACCCGCTGATGCTGCAAGTCCATCTCCAG GTCTTGTTGCCAACAGTAAAGCTGCTGTAAGTGTTGATCAGCTGAAGAAGAGAGCGGAACGATTTGGCATGAACGTTTCATCTATTTCACAAAAG attgAAGAGGATGAGAAACTGAAGAAGCGCAAGGAGCGGTTTGGGATCTTAACAAGTGCAGGTTCAGCCGGTGCCGCCGACGTCGAG GCGAAAAAAATGAAGCGTGCCGAAAGATTTGgaaaagtgtaa
- the LOC125022177 gene encoding SAP domain-containing ribonucleoprotein isoform X1, which produces MAEVIELHKLKLAELRQECEARGLETKGNKGELVARLQAYLDEHEDDVDVDDVLAEDAVDFTKVESSNDVKEDKISEPAECEEPADKKVVKITPPSTGSERLQKRAERFNMPASSESKKAIRAARFGLPADAASPSPGLVANSKAAVSVDQLKKRAERFGMNVSSISQKVTIEEDEKLKKRKERFGILTSAGSAGAADVEAKKMKRAERFGKV; this is translated from the exons ATGGCCGAAGTGATAGAGCTGCACAAGCTGAAG CTTGCTGAATTGAGGCAGGAGTGCGAGGCCCGAGGTCTGGAGACCAAGGGAAACAAAGGGGAACTAGTCGCACGACTCCAAGCCTACTTGGATGAGCACG AGGATGATGTGGACGTAGATGATGTGCTGGCAGAAGATGCAGTG GACTTCACTAAAGTTGAGAGTTCGAACGACGTAAAAGAGGACAAGATTTCTGAACCTGCCGAGTGTGAGGA acCTGCTGATAAGAAGGTGGTCAAAATAACTCCCCCGTCAACTGGCAGTGAA AGACTACAGAAGAGGGCAGAACGTTTTAACATGCCGGCATCATCTGAAAGCAAGAAGGCCATACGTGCAGCAAG GTTTGGTTTACCCGCTGATGCTGCAAGTCCATCTCCAG GTCTTGTTGCCAACAGTAAAGCTGCTGTAAGTGTTGATCAGCTGAAGAAGAGAGCGGAACGATTTGGCATGAACGTTTCATCTATTTCACAAAAGGTGACT attgAAGAGGATGAGAAACTGAAGAAGCGCAAGGAGCGGTTTGGGATCTTAACAAGTGCAGGTTCAGCCGGTGCCGCCGACGTCGAG GCGAAAAAAATGAAGCGTGCCGAAAGATTTGgaaaagtgtaa